The following coding sequences are from one Mesotoga infera window:
- a CDS encoding OmpH family outer membrane protein — protein MKRSLKFLLIVIMVSAIGAIVVSESGAGPSEPAKIAFADMQKVLEATKDWVTLNTDYQKDTEFYQGQLDSLSKEYQDLANSGAGQDALLQKQQEILAKKSQYEQTLETTYSAKLQVIMEQVNKRIRDYATFIGIDMVISSEIVVYGSAAYDITDAIIEYMKGFQN, from the coding sequence GTGAAAAGATCCTTGAAATTTCTTCTTATCGTGATAATGGTGTCGGCGATCGGGGCAATTGTAGTTTCTGAAAGCGGTGCAGGACCTTCTGAGCCTGCTAAAATCGCATTTGCCGATATGCAGAAAGTTCTTGAAGCTACAAAAGATTGGGTGACTTTGAACACCGATTATCAGAAAGACACAGAGTTCTATCAGGGTCAGCTTGACAGTCTGAGCAAGGAGTATCAAGATCTGGCAAATTCTGGAGCAGGACAGGATGCTCTTCTGCAGAAACAGCAGGAGATTCTTGCCAAGAAAAGTCAGTACGAACAGACACTGGAAACTACTTACAGTGCAAAACTGCAGGTCATAATGGAGCAGGTTAACAAGCGAATTAGGGATTACGCAACATTCATCGGGATCGACATGGTTATTTCTAGTGAGATAGTCGTTTATGGTTCTGCCGCATATGATATTACCGACGCAATAATTGAGTATATGAAAGGTTTTCAGAATTGA
- a CDS encoding D-tyrosyl-tRNA(Tyr) deacylase → MRAVVQRVNRASVSVDGKVTGEIDKGLLVLVGVGRDDSSKDVEWLVEKTLNLRIFEDENGKMNLSLIDVSGALLAISQFTIMGDARKGRRPSFTDAAEPEVAIDLFNDFLQTASKSVRVETGVFQAHMDVELVNSGPVTILLDSKRVF, encoded by the coding sequence GTGAGGGCTGTAGTTCAAAGAGTTAACAGAGCAAGTGTGTCAGTAGATGGTAAAGTAACGGGAGAGATAGATAAGGGACTTCTGGTGTTGGTGGGTGTTGGCAGGGACGATAGTAGCAAAGACGTGGAATGGTTGGTAGAAAAGACTCTGAACCTGCGTATTTTCGAAGATGAAAACGGGAAAATGAATCTTTCACTAATAGATGTCTCGGGAGCACTTCTTGCGATTTCGCAGTTCACAATTATGGGAGATGCTAGAAAGGGTCGACGACCCTCTTTTACTGATGCCGCTGAGCCAGAGGTAGCCATAGATCTCTTCAACGATTTTCTTCAGACGGCGTCTAAGAGTGTGAGAGTTGAGACGGGGGTCTTCCAGGCACACATGGATGTGGAACTTGTGAATAGTGGCCCCGTGACGATCTTACTGGATTCAAAGAGAGTATTCTAG
- a CDS encoding bifunctional (p)ppGpp synthetase/guanosine-3',5'-bis(diphosphate) 3'-pyrophosphohydrolase, translating into MARTEIDAQILLGDLESILQYRLKRREKERIFDAYEFARFHHQEQMRDSGEPFISHPIEVAKILAQFSADNDTIVAGILHDIVEDCNVPLSEIVEKYGETVALIVDGVTKISNLKLNEKLESKIVKSRMKVETLRKMLLALSEDPRIIIVKLADRLHNMRTLDFLKDSEKKRDKARETIQIYAPIAHRIGMHKIQAELEDLSFKYEYPEEFKELKFKVNRKLKERQDIMDEYKEIVLRELRKNRISALIEGRVKHLYSIWQKMIKKNRSFDEVFDLIALRIITGDEVNCYKILGAVHSLWPPMPGRFKDYIAAPKSNGYKSLHTTLITHRGEPLEIQIRSERMHKEAEYGVASHWVYKEGIDVRDRTWFTQLVDWQKDFIESFKDMESISRELEVEEVFVFTPKGEVVHLPKGATPIDFAYAIHTEVGHHYAGAKVNDRLVPVNYELQLGDRVEVIVNKSSEGPSLDWLKYVRANSTKAKIKRFFKNEYSAKLVERGKEIFRKISKRLAVSMDDLIQGEQIKSLMNRLGAHNENDLFSKLGDGSITMGEVLSILAPKEVEVETLPEETELVKQKQAKGNEVTVGGETGIAVYFAKCCTPLPGDDIIAVMSSRGISIHNRNCRNLKDISEDKLVEAHWNIVTGGKFSAWIVVEFDGTDKTLIHKFLERLENKNAKVMKYSVEAGRWGYDTLIANILVKDVAHLTSVMESLRGMKGVQNVKRFGGVA; encoded by the coding sequence GTGGCCAGAACGGAAATTGATGCCCAGATTCTTTTGGGTGACCTCGAGAGTATTCTTCAATATCGCCTCAAGAGAAGAGAAAAAGAGCGGATTTTTGACGCCTACGAATTCGCTCGCTTTCATCACCAGGAGCAAATGAGAGACTCAGGGGAACCGTTCATCAGTCATCCGATAGAAGTTGCCAAGATCCTTGCTCAGTTCTCGGCAGATAACGATACAATTGTCGCTGGCATACTCCATGATATTGTCGAAGACTGCAATGTGCCGCTTTCCGAAATTGTAGAAAAGTATGGCGAAACAGTGGCCCTTATTGTGGACGGCGTGACCAAGATAAGTAACCTGAAACTCAACGAGAAACTTGAATCAAAGATCGTCAAGTCGAGAATGAAAGTAGAGACTCTGCGCAAAATGCTTCTGGCGCTTTCCGAAGACCCGAGAATAATTATCGTTAAACTTGCAGATAGACTGCATAATATGAGAACGCTGGACTTCCTGAAAGATTCCGAAAAGAAACGCGACAAGGCAAGGGAAACGATACAGATCTATGCTCCCATTGCTCACAGAATAGGTATGCACAAGATTCAGGCTGAGCTTGAAGATCTTTCTTTCAAGTATGAGTACCCAGAAGAGTTCAAAGAATTGAAGTTCAAAGTCAATAGAAAGCTAAAAGAACGCCAAGACATAATGGACGAGTACAAGGAGATTGTGCTTCGGGAGCTCAGAAAGAATAGAATATCCGCGTTGATTGAAGGCAGAGTGAAACATCTATACAGTATATGGCAGAAAATGATAAAGAAGAATAGATCTTTTGACGAAGTATTCGACCTGATCGCTCTCAGAATAATTACTGGAGACGAAGTCAACTGCTATAAAATACTTGGGGCAGTTCACTCTCTTTGGCCTCCGATGCCCGGTAGATTCAAGGACTATATTGCTGCTCCAAAATCGAACGGCTATAAGTCTCTCCACACAACCCTGATTACTCACAGGGGTGAACCTCTCGAGATCCAGATAAGAAGCGAAAGGATGCACAAGGAAGCCGAATACGGAGTAGCCTCTCACTGGGTTTATAAAGAAGGCATCGACGTGAGAGACAGAACCTGGTTCACTCAGCTTGTTGACTGGCAGAAGGATTTCATCGAAAGCTTCAAGGACATGGAATCTATTTCTCGAGAACTGGAAGTCGAGGAGGTATTCGTATTTACACCAAAGGGTGAGGTCGTTCATCTTCCAAAAGGAGCGACACCAATAGATTTTGCTTACGCTATCCATACTGAAGTTGGCCATCATTACGCTGGAGCGAAGGTAAATGATCGACTCGTTCCCGTCAACTATGAGCTGCAGCTTGGAGATAGAGTAGAGGTAATAGTTAACAAATCGAGCGAAGGTCCAAGCCTTGATTGGTTGAAATATGTTCGGGCAAATTCGACCAAGGCCAAGATAAAGAGATTCTTCAAGAATGAATACTCCGCGAAACTGGTAGAAAGAGGCAAGGAGATATTTAGAAAGATAAGTAAGCGGCTTGCCGTCTCAATGGACGATTTGATACAGGGAGAACAGATAAAGTCCCTAATGAACAGGCTCGGTGCGCACAACGAAAACGATCTTTTCAGCAAGCTTGGAGATGGTTCGATAACAATGGGAGAGGTTCTTAGCATTCTTGCGCCCAAAGAGGTAGAGGTCGAGACTCTTCCTGAAGAGACGGAATTGGTCAAGCAGAAACAGGCAAAGGGAAATGAAGTGACAGTTGGAGGTGAGACGGGGATTGCCGTCTATTTTGCAAAGTGCTGTACGCCACTCCCGGGAGACGACATAATTGCAGTGATGAGCAGTAGGGGAATTTCGATTCACAACCGTAACTGTCGCAATTTGAAAGACATTAGCGAGGATAAACTGGTGGAGGCGCATTGGAATATCGTTACTGGAGGGAAATTCAGCGCCTGGATAGTAGTGGAATTTGATGGCACGGACAAAACACTGATTCACAAATTTCTTGAAAGACTTGAAAACAAGAACGCAAAAGTAATGAAGTACTCCGTTGAAGCAGGAAGATGGGGATATGATACACTGATTGCGAATATCCTGGTGAAAGACGTTGCCCATCTTACTTCAGTAATGGAGAGTCTCAGGGGCATGAAGGGTGTTCAGAATGTCAAGAGATTTGGAGGGGTAGCGTGA